In Deinococcus reticulitermitis, a single genomic region encodes these proteins:
- a CDS encoding Gfo/Idh/MocA family protein yields MPLKPDIEHPEPESKRVGYAIVGIGKLTAEELIPAARTSEHAYVAALVTSEEDKGEAFARAFDLTGEDVYTYGDFDRLAERDDVEAVYIVLPNSMHREYVERAARMGKHVLCEKPLGMNAQDAQAMVDACREAGVLLMTAYRCQYTPEHWAARDAVQSGQLGKVKLLDSIHAQVEDDPEAWRLKKDLAGGGPLPDVGIYSVNIVRFVLGQEPEWVFAALHQPQDDPRFREVEESVSAMLGFPGGVIANILTSYGAVKTTTLRVLGEKGSVLMDPAFPYQGLKLTLTDEKGELTPSFPSYDQFGLEFDHFAQCVRRGQTPWTPGEEGVADHIVMDAIYESARSGQRVKLQPPGKADAFRGTKPELPGE; encoded by the coding sequence ATGCCCCTCAAACCAGATATCGAGCACCCCGAACCCGAGTCCAAGCGCGTCGGCTACGCCATCGTCGGGATCGGCAAGCTCACGGCGGAAGAACTGATTCCGGCGGCGCGCACGAGCGAGCACGCCTACGTCGCCGCGCTCGTGACCAGCGAGGAGGACAAGGGCGAGGCCTTCGCGCGGGCCTTCGATCTGACCGGGGAGGACGTGTACACCTATGGCGACTTCGACCGGCTCGCCGAGCGCGACGACGTGGAGGCCGTTTACATCGTTCTGCCCAACTCCATGCACCGCGAGTACGTCGAGCGGGCCGCCCGCATGGGCAAACACGTCCTGTGCGAGAAGCCGCTCGGCATGAACGCCCAGGACGCGCAGGCGATGGTGGACGCCTGCCGGGAAGCGGGCGTACTCCTCATGACCGCCTACCGCTGCCAGTACACCCCCGAACACTGGGCGGCGCGTGACGCGGTCCAAAGCGGCCAGCTCGGCAAAGTGAAGCTGCTCGACTCGATTCACGCCCAGGTCGAGGACGATCCCGAAGCGTGGCGGCTGAAAAAGGACCTTGCGGGCGGCGGTCCCCTGCCCGACGTGGGCATCTACTCGGTCAACATCGTCCGTTTCGTGCTCGGGCAGGAGCCGGAGTGGGTCTTTGCCGCGCTGCACCAGCCGCAGGATGATCCGCGCTTCCGTGAGGTCGAGGAGTCGGTGAGCGCCATGCTCGGGTTTCCGGGCGGCGTGATTGCCAACATCCTCACGAGCTACGGCGCCGTCAAGACCACCACCCTGCGCGTCCTCGGGGAAAAGGGCAGCGTGCTGATGGACCCGGCCTTTCCCTACCAGGGCCTCAAGCTCACCCTCACCGACGAGAAAGGCGAGCTCACACCGAGTTTTCCGAGCTACGACCAGTTCGGGCTGGAGTTCGACCACTTCGCCCAGTGCGTCCGGCGCGGTCAGACCCCCTGGACTCCCGGTGAGGAGGGGGTCGCCGACCACATCGTCATGGACGCGATCTACGAGAGCGCCCGCAGCGGCCAGCGGGTGAAGCTCCAGCCGCCCGGCAAAGCCGACGCCTTCCGGGGCACCAAACCCGAGTTGCCGGGCGAATAA
- a CDS encoding GNAT family N-acetyltransferase, with the protein MPDLSTLPLAQRSLVLRDRRSADLPTLTRWLTDEAAEWRAWDAPYTPARQTSDTMRRYVAYLEGSLPDADEQVIEVGGVVVGMVNRSEEEPAGGGWWDLGILIYDPAYWGGGVGTRALALWVQDTFDWTNAHTLTVTTWGGNARMIRAAQKLGFQECARVREARVVGGERHDSVRLDLLRREWLSREERGP; encoded by the coding sequence GTGCCGGACCTCTCCACCCTGCCCCTCGCGCAGCGTTCCCTGGTGCTGCGCGACCGCCGCTCCGCCGACCTGCCAACCCTGACGCGCTGGCTGACCGACGAGGCGGCCGAGTGGCGGGCCTGGGACGCGCCCTACACCCCTGCCCGGCAGACGAGCGACACCATGCGGCGCTACGTCGCGTACCTGGAAGGCAGCCTCCCTGACGCCGACGAGCAGGTCATCGAGGTGGGCGGCGTGGTCGTCGGCATGGTCAACCGCTCGGAGGAGGAACCGGCGGGCGGCGGCTGGTGGGACCTCGGCATCCTGATCTACGACCCGGCCTACTGGGGCGGCGGCGTGGGCACGCGCGCGCTCGCGCTGTGGGTGCAGGACACCTTCGACTGGACGAACGCCCACACCTTGACCGTCACCACCTGGGGCGGCAACGCGCGCATGATCCGCGCAGCGCAGAAACTCGGCTTTCAGGAGTGCGCCCGGGTGCGTGAGGCGCGGGTGGTCGGGGGAGAGCGCCACGACTCGGTGCGGCTCGACCTGCTGCGGCGCGAGTGGCTGAGCCGTGAGGAGAGGGGGCCGTGA
- a CDS encoding S8 family serine peptidase, whose protein sequence is MTHTRTLFAATLALTLAACGQHTPAAHQPVASQPVAQTPGAAAPSADEAVAGAYLVGFREGGRLSAQGLEAQATLQAQAISAAGGVMTSQWAEISAAAVRLSPEALAKLQANPLVEYVEPDLVRRALGTKGAAPAPSAKGSLSAQALTTPPYTASGESTWGDNALKVEQLRAGGYTGAGVAVCIGDTGIDGNHPEFGRKLRGFRNFTGEAGRDNAYALNDVNGHGTHVAGTVFAQFGAGTGASGRPSGMDPNGVGGVAPGVNLYMARVLSDDGSGASSGIINGVNWCVAQLRSQGGSESKVVVSLSLGGGRASQTEQRAYTAAHNKGALIVAATGNDGAAVSYPAAYTNVVGVGAIDSTEAKADFSNFGTQVDLVGPGVSVLSSVPLGQGTLASASGGGVTFGDVSAADKSGRGSFSGSVVAAGGANNEFCGASTRNAALAGNIALIARGTCAFEEKVANAVGSGAKAVMLYNNAAGPLGMSLTNSYSVPVVGILQADGQALLGKLPTTGTVSVTGADYEYLDGTSMATPHVSAAAAVVWAAKPNLTNAQLLSLLTSTAKDLGAAGKDNNFGHGLVNPLRAITGQ, encoded by the coding sequence ATGACGCACACCCGGACCCTGTTCGCTGCCACCCTAGCCCTGACTCTGGCGGCCTGCGGCCAGCACACGCCCGCCGCTCATCAGCCTGTCGCCAGCCAGCCGGTGGCCCAGACCCCGGGCGCGGCGGCGCCCAGCGCCGATGAAGCCGTGGCCGGCGCCTACCTGGTGGGCTTCCGGGAAGGCGGCCGCCTGAGCGCCCAGGGCCTGGAAGCCCAGGCGACGCTTCAGGCGCAGGCGATCAGCGCGGCCGGCGGTGTGATGACGAGCCAGTGGGCCGAGATCAGCGCGGCGGCAGTGCGGCTCTCACCGGAGGCGCTCGCAAAGCTTCAGGCCAATCCGCTGGTCGAATATGTCGAGCCGGACCTCGTGCGCCGCGCGCTGGGCACCAAGGGTGCGGCTCCTGCGCCCTCGGCCAAAGGGAGCCTGAGCGCCCAGGCCCTGACCACCCCGCCCTACACCGCGAGCGGCGAGTCCACCTGGGGCGACAACGCCCTGAAGGTCGAGCAACTGCGCGCGGGTGGCTACACCGGCGCGGGCGTGGCCGTGTGCATCGGTGACACCGGCATTGACGGCAACCACCCCGAGTTCGGGCGCAAACTGAGGGGCTTCAGGAACTTCACCGGTGAAGCGGGCCGCGACAACGCCTACGCGCTCAATGACGTCAACGGCCACGGCACGCATGTCGCTGGGACCGTGTTCGCCCAGTTCGGGGCGGGCACGGGAGCGAGCGGGCGGCCCAGCGGCATGGATCCCAATGGAGTGGGCGGCGTGGCTCCCGGCGTCAACCTCTACATGGCGCGCGTGCTGAGCGACGACGGCTCAGGCGCCTCCAGCGGCATCATCAACGGTGTGAACTGGTGCGTCGCGCAGCTGAGATCGCAGGGCGGCAGCGAGAGCAAGGTCGTGGTCAGCCTGTCGCTGGGGGGGGGCCGCGCCAGCCAGACCGAGCAGCGCGCCTACACCGCCGCCCACAACAAGGGGGCCCTGATCGTGGCGGCCACCGGCAACGACGGCGCCGCCGTGTCGTACCCCGCCGCCTACACCAACGTGGTGGGCGTCGGCGCCATCGACTCCACGGAAGCCAAGGCCGACTTCTCGAACTTCGGCACCCAGGTTGACCTCGTCGGCCCCGGCGTGAGCGTCCTGAGCTCGGTGCCGCTCGGTCAGGGCACCCTGGCGAGCGCGAGCGGCGGCGGCGTGACCTTCGGCGACGTGTCGGCTGCCGACAAGAGTGGCCGCGGTTCCTTCAGCGGCAGCGTCGTCGCGGCGGGCGGCGCGAACAACGAGTTCTGCGGCGCCAGCACCCGCAACGCAGCCCTCGCCGGCAATATCGCCTTGATCGCGCGCGGCACCTGCGCCTTCGAGGAAAAGGTCGCCAACGCCGTCGGCAGCGGCGCCAAGGCCGTGATGCTGTACAACAACGCCGCCGGACCGCTGGGCATGAGCCTGACGAACAGCTACAGCGTCCCCGTCGTCGGCATTCTCCAGGCCGACGGGCAGGCGCTGCTGGGCAAGCTGCCCACCACCGGCACGGTCAGCGTGACGGGCGCGGACTACGAGTACCTCGACGGCACCTCGATGGCGACCCCGCACGTCAGCGCCGCCGCCGCCGTGGTGTGGGCCGCCAAGCCGAACCTCACCAATGCCCAGCTCCTGAGCCTGCTGACCTCCACCGCCAAGGACCTCGGCGCGGCGGGCAAGGACAACAACTTCGGGCATGGGCTGGTCAATCCGCTGAGGGCGATCACCGGGCAGTAA
- a CDS encoding aspartate aminotransferase family protein — translation MATESTQSKWLAAEKKYDSGIYSKHDVVMVRGLGATVWDENGRSYVDCVAGYGVANIGHSHPDVVKAIKDQADRLIVMPQTLPNDKRAEFLQELVGVLPQGLDRVFLCNSGTEAMEAAKKFAITATGRTHFVSMKRGFSGRTLGALALTWEPKYREPFGDAVDNKNVDFVTYGNLEELRAAVTDQTAAVILEPVQGEGGVRPASAEFIQEARRLTRETGALLILDEIQTGFCRTGKMFACEHFGVIPDAMTLAKAMAGGMPIGALAMTAEVADRMPAGGHGTTFGGNPLAMAAGVAALRAMKREGMAEQAREKGAYFMERLRAIQSPKIREVRGLGLMIGVELKEKSAPYIHALEHDEGVLTLAATPLVVRFLPPVTISREQIDQVVTAFERVLNTVNPREERQAELAAQQPLTKQTKEAKLDEEMGQAEVSEGEAIQTE, via the coding sequence ATGGCGACGGAAAGCACGCAGAGCAAATGGCTCGCAGCAGAAAAAAAGTACGACAGCGGCATCTACAGCAAGCACGATGTGGTGATGGTGCGCGGGCTCGGCGCGACGGTCTGGGACGAGAACGGGCGCTCCTACGTGGACTGCGTGGCGGGCTACGGCGTCGCCAACATCGGTCACAGCCACCCCGACGTGGTCAAGGCGATCAAGGATCAGGCCGACCGGCTGATCGTGATGCCCCAGACCCTGCCCAACGACAAGCGTGCCGAATTTCTGCAAGAACTCGTCGGTGTGCTGCCGCAGGGCCTCGACCGGGTCTTTCTGTGCAACTCAGGCACCGAGGCGATGGAGGCCGCCAAGAAGTTTGCGATCACCGCGACCGGGCGCACCCACTTCGTCTCGATGAAGCGCGGCTTCTCGGGCCGCACCCTGGGCGCCCTCGCCCTGACTTGGGAGCCGAAGTACCGCGAGCCCTTCGGCGACGCGGTGGACAACAAGAACGTCGATTTTGTGACCTATGGAAATCTCGAGGAGCTGCGTGCCGCCGTCACCGACCAGACCGCCGCCGTGATCCTTGAACCCGTCCAGGGCGAGGGCGGGGTGCGTCCCGCGAGCGCGGAATTTATCCAGGAGGCCCGGCGCCTGACCCGGGAGACCGGCGCCCTCCTGATCCTCGACGAGATCCAGACCGGCTTTTGCCGCACTGGCAAGATGTTCGCCTGCGAGCACTTCGGGGTGATTCCCGACGCGATGACCCTCGCCAAGGCGATGGCGGGGGGCATGCCGATCGGCGCGCTGGCGATGACGGCTGAGGTCGCCGACCGGATGCCGGCGGGCGGCCACGGCACCACCTTCGGCGGCAATCCGCTGGCGATGGCGGCGGGCGTCGCGGCGCTGCGCGCGATGAAGCGCGAGGGCATGGCCGAGCAGGCGCGCGAGAAAGGCGCCTACTTCATGGAGCGGCTGCGCGCGATCCAGTCTCCCAAGATCCGCGAGGTGCGCGGGCTCGGCCTGATGATCGGCGTTGAACTCAAGGAGAAGAGTGCGCCCTACATTCACGCGCTCGAACATGATGAGGGCGTGCTGACCCTCGCCGCTACGCCGCTCGTCGTGCGCTTCCTGCCCCCCGTCACCATTTCCAGGGAGCAGATCGACCAGGTGGTCACGGCCTTCGAGCGGGTGCTCAATACGGTTAACCCGCGCGAGGAGCGTCAGGCCGAGCTCGCTGCCCAGCAGCCTCTGACGAAGCAGACGAAGGAAGCCAAGCTGGACGAGGAGATGGGGCAGGCCGAGGTCAGCGAGGGTGAGGCGATCCAGACCGAGTAG
- a CDS encoding MATE family efflux transporter, with translation MTVAVTSETFKSPGREIASIAVPVSLEMVIQLLLTFVNQVIVGSLGAVAVAAVGLAGSLSFLFFITLGALGSGTSILVARRWGAGDRAGVDHALSVTVALGTGLAALLTVPTVLGASPLLRLAGGAADVTAAATGYLQVVMLSLVPGLLGWVLSGALRSLGRARTPLVATVLTVVLEAFLAYGLVFGVGPLPQLGLIGAAWAVALANTFKALYLAFQVYGPRRLAAFRLPGRAGWSAVAGPLLAISAPLAFTEFAWGLGGFLYNAVFARVGTQALAAAGIVGNLEGIFVVGSFGLMSAATVLIGRSLGAGDGEAARTWLRRITRVGLATGLGFGLLFAFSSLMVPTLFPRVGAEVHQIVFVGILINALTQVVKVRNMIVGGGVLPGTGDGRGVILGDVVGAFVVGLPLAIGLGLYSPLGVWGVFLARSLEEVAKVLIFEWRARRLNWARLAEEGRGREVAAAH, from the coding sequence ATGACTGTCGCTGTCACCTCTGAAACGTTCAAGTCACCGGGCCGCGAGATCGCGTCCATCGCGGTGCCCGTCAGCCTGGAGATGGTGATTCAGCTGCTGCTCACCTTTGTCAACCAGGTGATTGTGGGCTCTCTCGGCGCAGTGGCAGTCGCGGCGGTGGGGTTGGCGGGAAGCCTGAGCTTTCTCTTCTTCATCACCCTGGGGGCGCTGGGTTCGGGGACGAGCATCCTGGTGGCGCGGCGCTGGGGGGCGGGGGATCGGGCGGGCGTGGACCACGCGTTGAGCGTAACGGTAGCGCTCGGGACGGGGCTCGCGGCGCTCCTGACCGTGCCCACCGTGCTCGGGGCCTCCCCGCTGCTGCGGCTGGCGGGCGGCGCGGCCGACGTGACGGCGGCGGCCACTGGCTACCTGCAAGTCGTGATGCTCTCGCTGGTGCCGGGGCTGCTCGGCTGGGTGCTGAGCGGGGCGCTGCGCTCTCTCGGGCGTGCCCGCACACCGCTTGTCGCCACCGTGCTGACGGTGGTGCTCGAAGCGTTCCTCGCCTACGGCCTGGTGTTCGGCGTGGGTCCGTTGCCCCAACTCGGCCTGATCGGCGCGGCGTGGGCCGTGGCGCTTGCCAACACCTTCAAGGCGCTTTACCTCGCCTTTCAGGTCTACGGACCTCGCCGCCTCGCCGCCTTTCGCCTGCCGGGCCGCGCGGGCTGGAGCGCCGTCGCCGGGCCGCTGCTCGCCATCAGCGCGCCGCTGGCCTTCACCGAGTTCGCCTGGGGGCTCGGGGGATTTCTCTACAACGCCGTCTTCGCGCGCGTGGGCACGCAGGCGCTCGCCGCCGCCGGCATCGTGGGCAACCTCGAAGGCATCTTCGTGGTCGGCAGCTTCGGGCTGATGAGCGCGGCCACCGTCCTGATCGGGCGCTCGCTGGGCGCGGGCGACGGGGAAGCGGCGCGCACCTGGCTGCGGCGCATCACCCGGGTGGGGCTGGCCACCGGCCTCGGCTTCGGGCTGCTGTTTGCGTTCAGCAGCCTGATGGTGCCCACGCTGTTTCCCCGGGTCGGCGCCGAGGTGCATCAGATCGTGTTTGTGGGCATCCTGATCAATGCGCTGACCCAGGTCGTCAAGGTCCGCAACATGATCGTGGGCGGCGGCGTCCTGCCCGGCACCGGTGACGGGCGCGGCGTGATTCTCGGAGACGTGGTCGGGGCTTTCGTGGTGGGCCTGCCGCTCGCCATCGGGCTCGGCCTGTACTCGCCGCTGGGCGTCTGGGGCGTCTTTCTTGCCCGCAGCCTGGAGGAGGTCGCCAAGGTCCTGATCTTCGAGTGGCGGGCCCGGCGCCTGAACTGGGCCCGGCTCGCGGAGGAAGGGCGGGGCCGTGAGGTGGCGGCAGCCCACTGA
- a CDS encoding GNAT family N-acetyltransferase: MPDAPMPDLTLRERRDDDLPTLWRWTHAEPAPEWQRWDAPYFHAQSARAPLTLEEFVARARLPHPDSRIIALSGECIGQVTRWEEAPAGGGWWELGLLIYDPQDWGGGLGVEALRQWTTLTFAETDAHVLTLTTWSGNERMVRAAQRVGYRECARVPEARLWQGRRWDSVRLATLRREWGAVNERAASGKIGGKMPPAFPPEFHTGLHIRPAQTFDAAFAAPLIQAAIGPVGWALTGTRSDEDAAHVIAEFFPLRGQRLSFLHTLIAELGGQPVGLAVVYPGEFAHALDEPFRAHRRSLGLSPEVESEAQAGELYLDTLAVTPAARGQGVGAALLERAAARARDLGLPLTLLVEEGHPARRLYERSGFVPAGTREIAGQRYTRMERRE, translated from the coding sequence ATGCCCGACGCCCCCATGCCCGACCTCACCCTGCGGGAACGCCGCGACGACGACCTCCCGACCCTGTGGCGCTGGACCCACGCCGAGCCTGCTCCCGAGTGGCAGCGCTGGGACGCGCCGTATTTCCACGCGCAGAGCGCGCGCGCTCCCCTCACGCTGGAGGAGTTCGTCGCCCGCGCCAGGCTGCCGCACCCGGACAGCCGCATCATTGCGCTGAGCGGCGAGTGCATCGGGCAGGTCACGCGCTGGGAGGAAGCCCCGGCGGGCGGCGGCTGGTGGGAACTCGGCCTGCTGATCTACGACCCGCAGGACTGGGGCGGCGGGCTGGGCGTCGAGGCGCTGCGGCAGTGGACGACCTTGACCTTCGCCGAGACGGACGCGCACGTCCTCACCCTGACGACCTGGAGCGGCAACGAGCGGATGGTGCGCGCGGCGCAGCGGGTGGGCTACCGCGAGTGCGCCCGCGTGCCGGAGGCGCGGCTGTGGCAGGGGAGGCGCTGGGACAGCGTGCGGCTGGCGACGCTGCGCCGTGAATGGGGGGCCGTGAATGAGCGGGCCGCGAGTGGCAAGATCGGGGGTAAGATGCCGCCCGCTTTTCCCCCTGAATTCCACACTGGCCTCCACATCCGCCCGGCGCAGACCTTCGACGCCGCTTTCGCCGCGCCGCTGATTCAGGCCGCCATCGGTCCGGTGGGCTGGGCGCTGACCGGCACGCGGAGCGACGAGGACGCCGCGCACGTGATCGCCGAGTTCTTTCCATTGCGCGGCCAGCGCCTGAGCTTCCTGCATACCCTGATCGCCGAACTCGGCGGTCAACCTGTGGGGCTCGCGGTAGTCTACCCCGGCGAGTTCGCGCACGCGCTCGACGAGCCGTTTCGCGCGCACCGCCGCAGCCTCGGCCTCAGTCCCGAGGTGGAAAGCGAGGCGCAGGCGGGCGAGCTGTACCTCGACACGCTCGCGGTCACGCCCGCCGCGCGCGGTCAGGGCGTCGGCGCGGCGCTGCTGGAGCGCGCGGCGGCGCGGGCGCGGGACCTCGGGCTGCCGCTCACGCTGCTGGTGGAGGAAGGCCACCCGGCGCGGCGGCTCTACGAGCGCTCGGGGTTCGTGCCGGCGGGGACGCGGGAGATCGCGGGGCAGCGCTATACCCGGATGGAGCGCCGCGAGTAA